The Sorex araneus isolate mSorAra2 chromosome X, mSorAra2.pri, whole genome shotgun sequence DNA segment aaggaaggaaggaaggaaggaaggaaggaagaaaggaaggaaaaaaggaaaacaggaggtgggggggctggagtgatagcacagtggggagggcgtttgccttagcACGCGGCCAagctgagttcgatccccggcatcccatggggtcccccgagcaccaccaggagtgatccctgggaataAAGCCAGGACTGaactctaagcatcactgggtgtgactcaaaaagaaaaaaatgaaaagagtcccattcattcattcattcattcattcattcattcattcattgctcTAGCAGTACTTACTGAGCATATGACAGCCCCAAAGGCaaggtcttttattatttttgcatgaggggcgttactcccagctctgtgctcaggggatcataagcagtgctgggaatcgaactcaggtcggccaccgGCCCAGgcagtgccttccccgctgtccctTCCCTCGGCGAGTCCCCGATGTAGCGCCTGCGGGCTCAGGGCTGACCGTGGCTGTCGCCCCTTCTCTGCCTCGCAGGGGAGGAGCTGTGGGACTTCTGGATTCTCGCCGAGAAGATCCTGAGCGTGGACGAGAGGGACCTGGGGGCGAGAGACCACCACCTGTCCctgctgctggtgctcaaggcCACCCACCTGCAGGAAGGCTCCCGGGTGGCGACGCTCTGCAACATGAACATCAGTAAGTCTGTCCCGCGGGGCCTCTGGGTGCTCCCGCCGCTGGTCCGGGCTCCGCGCCACCCCCCTCTCTGATTGGCGGGTGCCCCCTTCTCTGATTGGCGGGTGCCCCCTTCTTCCCGGTCTGCAGATCGGGTctggtggcagggctggagcgatagcccagcaagggagggcgctggcctggcacacgaccgacccggttcgatctccggcatcccctagggtccccctgagcactgccaggagtgattcctgagtatagagccaggagtcagccctgagcatcgccgggtgggacccaaaaagcaaaacaataaataaaaaaaaaataaaaggaaactgggggccggagtgatagtacaatggttagagcatttgccttgcacccagccgacccgggttcgatccccggcatcccctagggtccccctgagcaccgccaggagtgattcttgagtgcagagccaggagtcagccctgagcatcgccgggtgtggcccaaaaagaaaaaaaaataagattagctGGTGGGTGTGCAAAGGGCCAAGTCACGCTTGACCCCGTGTGTTCTGACGCAGCGTGGCTTGTacttcttcattattattattattattattattattattattattattattattgctttatggtagagactggcaagctccccgtggcgtcttcgagatgccaaacacagtcacaagtctcaccatggagacgtgactggtacccgctcgagcaaatcaatgaacaacaggatgacagtgatacaatgatacagtgatacaatgatacagtgatacagttgctttttgggtcccacccagcgatgctcagggctgactcctggctctgcactcagggatcactcctggcggtgctcgggggaaccctaggggatgctgggaattgaacccgggttggccgcgtgcaaggcaaacaccctccccgctgtgctattgctccagcccctacttttccctttcttccttttccttccttcctttcctttcttttttcttcctcctttccttccttccttttccttccttccttttccttccttccttccttccttccttccttccttccttccttccttccttccttccttccttccttccttcctcttcattcCTATCAGAAGGCAATCCCAACCCAAATGCAAAGATATTCTAGAAGATACTCTCTTTGGGATTAGCCACACTCCAGCCTCTCTACTAATatagctgagagagagagagagagagagagagagagagagagagagagagagagagagagagtgtttaaTGACTACTAAAAACTCTTCAAATGACCCCTCTATACCTCTCCTCCAGTCAGATACAATCCCAAAGGATCCTGAGGGTGGAGGGACATATATTTCTTGGAAATAGGAAATCATAAAATgcctgctttcttgctttctttctttctttctcttcttccttccttcctctctttctctttctttctttctttctttctttctttctttctttctttctttctttctttctttctttctttctttcttccttccttcttttctctatctctctttctttgggtacacacccggcgatgctcagggcttcctcctggctctgcactcaggaatcactcctggtggtgctctggggaccctatgggatgccggggatcgaacccgggtctgccgagtgcccTCTGAActaccattccagccccaaaCGCCTTATTTCTagaggggagggtggaaggggttGAAAGGGCTTGCTGGGAGCTCTCACGACCTTACGGGACAAAGCTCGCTGTAAACTCGTCCCGGCCCTGCCCCGGGATTGCCTGGTGCACAGCTGAGACGCCAGTCACCGATAAACCAGCATCTCGTCACCAGCTCCTCACCGGGGGTCTCTGTCCGTTGCAGAGTCCCTCCTGAAcctctccatctggcaccccagCCCATCCACCACCCGGAGGGAGATCCTGAGCCACATGCAGAAAGTCGCCCTCTTCAAGCTGCAGAGCTACTGGCTGCCCAGCTTCTACACGCATGCCAAGGTGATGCTGGCCCGCgacgggcagtgccaggggctcaTGCAGGAATACGACACCCGGGCCTGCAGCATCTGCTGCCAGCACGCCGGGAAGGCCCCCCAGGACGCCAGCATCGAGCCCAGCCGCTACTCCCAGAAGCAGTACTCCAGCCAGGAGATGAAGAGGAAGATGTGGCAGATGATCCACCGTGACTCGTGGTCTCTGGAAATGATCTCCGACGCCCACAGGACCAGCTTGTCGCCCTGGCACCTGTACCCCCTCaaggaggaggcggggagggaggaggaaaaggagagccTTCCAGCCGTGCCTTCTGCCCGGACGGCTCCCGGGAAGCGAAAGTCGGCGGGGAATCAGGACCACGATCCACTCTTGGCCGGAAAAGCGGCCGGGaagcaggagagggaggagagcaaGCCCCCCTTCCGCATGGAGGGTCTCTTCGAGAAAAACTTCCACCTGCGCTTACGCACGCTCACCCCGATCATCAATCAGACGTCGCACCTGACAGCCAGGAGGCTGGGCCAATGCGGCTTCTCCCTGGGGTGTACCCACTGGGCGCTGTGCGCGGACGCCTACGCAGGGGGTCCTCTCCGCGCCTACCTGAAGAAACGGGGTCTCGCGGCGGAGATCAAGCTCCTGGACCTGTGGCAGGACCTGCGACACTTCCTCAGCGTGTTGACGCAGAACCGGTCCACGGGCAAGGGCGTCTTCCCGCACCTGCTGGGCAACCAGATCTGCGAGCTCTACCTGAGCCCGCAGACCAGGCCCCCGCTGCCCCTCAAGGCCAGGACTGTCCAGGGCCTGCGGGAGATGCTTCCGTCCGGGGATGTCAGCCCATgggtccccagggcccaggaAGAGATCTGCAAGGTAGGTGCTTCCCGGACGGTGGAACTCGCATCTGCTCTCAATGATGGAGTGAGAAACTCGCCCAGAGAAACGTTTGCACGCCAGGCGGACCTTGGGGCGCTTGCCTGGTCTGTGGCAGACGCTGCTTTGCattgtctcacacacacatacacacacacacacacacacacacacacacacacacacaccaagaagcTAAAAACAGAACCACTAAAGGATTCAgcatttcttctacttctttttttgttcttttgacttttttgggtcccacccggcgatgctcagggctgactctgggctctgcactcagggatcactcctggcggtgctccagggaggACCCCCTCTGGAAGGCCGGGGATCGATTGCCACCTTCCCCCACTGTgggaaaggcaaacgccctccccgctgtgctatcgctccaacaccCTGTTTCCAATTCTTTGGGAGAATCTATGCAAagaataacaataattttaaaaatgattctttgATTCTATGCATCCCAATGTTTactgggaaattcttttttaatttttgggccacaccaggtggttctcagggcttactcctggctctgtgctcagggcttactcctggctctgtgctcaggaatcactctggcagtttcaggggaccatctgggatgtccaGGATCAAAGCTGGTtgggcagtatgcaaggcaaacacaactTGCTGTGCTAGCTGTCTCTCTGGATCCCGAAATGTGACTTTCAGTGCCTGAACATTctacccaaattttattttttatttattttattttattttattgctttttgggtcacacccggtgatgcacaggggttactcctggctctgcattcagtaattgctcctggcagtgctcaagggaccctatgggatgctgggaatcgaaccccagttagccacctgcaagacaaacgccccccTACccgaattttattttttttattttttattttattttttttaaattttattttattaaatcaccgtgtggaagattacaatgctttcaggcttaggtctcagttatacaatgctgaaacaaccatccccccaccagtgcccacataccaccaccaaaaaaaaaaaaacccacaaagtacacctcccatcccgcccccccaccccctaccttgtaactgacaAGTTTCACcctacattctgtttactttggttacattcaatatttcaacacaaacctcactattgttgttaggagtaccccactagattcagacctactgtgaagacaaataaggtcgctactgcggccacgcggttttgaatttctgtaccttaacaagaagtccagggagatttcttccagatattagataattgcaggcttgaaaacccaatctgtggtcgtcttaatatggcggacaccgcgcccttcatccccggagagaaagaggggagagagagaaatacctttcccctcctgggcgggcacggggccgaggcttagttttcaggctggagacattctgcgaggagttgcccatgccgaaagaggttttgctgggtctggattcacgcttgtgcagctgcggagaggctgcacacgcatgcggcccccgggatcacatctcggcggtgggccTACCCGAATTTTAATAGAATCGTTCATTATTTCATCACTGAGCTCTGTTATGAGAGGTCCTGGGTGCAGATTCCGTTCAGAGGAAGCTAAGCTAAGCCTTGGGGCTCATTCCTACTTTGGGTCTCCATCTCCGAAGGTGGACCCCAGCCCCTGTGACCCCAGCCCCCCTCATCCTGGGAGCACAGAGCACTGCGACACAGAGCACTGCCTCGAGGCTACCCCCAtgtcatgtttgcatttcagatgCTCAGCCGCTGGTATGCCGAATTCCTGAAAGAAGAGGACTTTTGGTTTCTCCATTTTACCGTAGGAAGAACCTGGGTTCGGGTGGGGCAGTCTTAAGGCTGGGGGGAGACCAGAGGCTTTGAGACGGGCTAAGTCAAGGCTGCTTTGATTTCTCCCAGAAGTAGCTGGAGGTGGAAACCCTAAGAGTAAGTCTCTAGGGCAGGAGGCCCCAGGACTGATGTCCCCTCCACGAGAATCTCTCCCTTCGAGCAAATGCATTGGATTGGAGGAGGGCAGAGCGGGTCTATAAGGAGTCATGGTTCTCAGCCAATGAGAAGTAAGGGGCTAAGGCTGGTAGCCAATGAGAAGCGAGAGGCTATGGTTCTTAGTCAATGGAAAAACAAGAGGCAGTGGTTCTTAGCCAATGAGAAGCAAGAGGCCATGGTTCTTAGCCAATGAGAAACaagaggtcatttttttttttatcaatgggAAGTAAAGGGCCATATCCTAGCCAGTGAGAAGCAAGAGGCCACGGCTCTTAGCCAATGAGAAGCAAGAGGCCATGGTTTTAACCAATGGGAAGTAAAGGGTCATGGTCTTAGCCAGTGAGAAGCACGAAGACATGGCTCTTAGCCAATGGGAAGCAAGAGGCTATGGCTCTTAGCCAACGAGAAGCAAGAGGCCATGGTTTTTAGCCAATGAGAAGCAAGAGGCCATGGTTCTCTAGCCAATGAGAGGCAAGAGGCCATGGTTCTTAGCCAATGAGAAGGGGCTAGGGCTATCAGTTAATGAGAAGCAAGAGGCCACGGTTCTTAGCCAGTGAGAAGCAAGAGGTCATGATTCTTAGTCAACGAGAAGCAAGAGGCCATGGTTTTAACCAATGGGAAGTGAAGGGTCATGGTCTTAGCCAATGAGAAGCAAGGGGACATGGTTTTAACCAATGGGAAACACAGGCCCGTGGTCAATGAAGAGCCGTCCAAGACCAGGTGCCTGTGAGGTGCAGGAGGACTGGGGCGCGGGGGTCCTGCCCCCGCCAATGCCCTGTGCCCTCCGCCCGCTTTCTCTCAGACCCAGACTGGGCCGGAGTTCCCCGGGCCCGCGCAGGGGGAGCCCCTCAGCAGGGAGAGGAACATCCTGCTGCACAAGCGGTTCCAGGAGGCGCTGGAGCTGGCCCGGGGCCTGGCCGACATGGAGCCCATGGACGCCCCGCAGTGGGGGAAGGTGGCCACCGAGAGCCTGGCGCAAAGCGGCTCCCTGCAGGTGGAGCTGGCGGCGCCCGTGTTCCTGGAGGGTGAGGGcggcccctcctccctgctcccgcctccctcccctcctccctcctccctcccttcctccctccctccctgctcccgcctccctcccttcctccctccctcctccctcttcccttcctccctcccttcctccctccctcctccctcctcccccgtccctccctccctcctccccctccctcctccctcctcccccatccctcctcccttcctccctcctcccttccttcctttcttcctccctcccttccttcctcccttcctccctcctccctcccttccttccttcctcgctccctccctccctccctcctccctccctcctttcctcccttctcccctcctccctcccttcctccctcccttcctccctcctcccttcctccctcctcccttcctccctcctctcctcccttcctccctccctccctccctcctcccttcctccctcctccttcccttcctcctcctttcctctctccctcccttccttcctccctccttccctcctccctccttcctttcctccctcctcccttcttccctccctccctccctcctccctccctcctccctccctcctttcctccctcctccctcccttccttccttcctcactccctcccttcctcccctcctcccttcctccctcccttcctccctcctcccctcctccctcccttccttcctcctgccctcctccctcccttcctacctcctcccttcctacctacctcccttcctccctcctcccctcctccctcccttcctttctcctgccctcctccctcccttccttcctcctgccctcctccctcccttcctcccttcctccctcctcctttcctccctccctccctcctcccttcctccctcctcctttcctccctccctcccttccttcctccctcctcccctcctccctcccttccttcctcctgccctcctccctcccttcctacctcctcccttcctacctccctgcctccctccatgCCCCAGGTGTCCCGGGGCTCCATCAGAGCTCGACCAGTGACAGAAGCTGGACACGGTGCTAGCCTCGCCCTTCTCATCTGTTAATTGGGAATGAAACAGGCTCATAGGGAAGGCGGCCGGGAAAACCCACCATGAAAGTCATCTGGCCAGTGTAGGGGAAACAGGAACCGTTGGCCTTGGCCGTTAGGACACCAGTGGAGCCAACGGTGAATTATTTCTCCCCATAGGACTGAGTCttccccactgtgcaatcactccggccctcccaaataacttttaaatatttttcattttgggtcacacccagcgatgcacagaggttattcctggctctgcattcagctcaggggaccatatgggatgctgggaatcgaacccaggtcagccgcgtgcaaggcaaatgccctcccctcagtgctatcactccagccccgttcataagtaactttttatttatttatttatttatttatttatttattttctttttgggtcccacccgacgatgcacaggggttactcctggctctgcactcaggaattactcctggcggtgctcaggggaccatatggcatgctgggaatcgaacctcggtcggccgtgtgccaggcaaacgccctccccgctatgctatcgctctagcccccgcTCCTAAGTAACTTTTTAAAGGCTGTATCTTCAATAATGTCAGTGAAATCATGGAATATATTAATCTTTGACCCCCGGGTCCTTCCCCTGTCTCACCCCCCTTCCtcaacagacacagagaaaatgTCTTTTGAGGAGCTCAGCTCGAAGTATCCGAAGAAAGCCATCGAGAAAATCAGTGACGACTtcaaaatatattctgaaaaagTACCTGCAGTAGGTAAGCGCTGAAGGTCAGGAGGCGGACTTGGATCTCGCAGAGAAGCTTCTGGGGTATCCGCCAGCCCCCTCAGctctggggcttgggggaggggtccTGACCATTCTGCCGTCCCCTCGATGCTTCTAGTTTTCATTGCTTAAATGGAGCCATCCACATGAATGCCAGGGCATGACTgtggttcttttccttttttttttttttttgggtcccacccggcaatgctcagggctgactcctgactctgtgctcaggaatgactcctggcggtgcttgggggaccctatgggatgctgggaatcgaacccgggtcagccacgtgcaaggcaaacaccctccccactgtgctatcgctccagcccctgatctatctcatttcctttttggaggggtctagtgatgctcaggggttcctcccggctctgtgctcaggaatcactcctggcagtgctcaggggatcctatgggatgctgggaatcgaacccgggtcggccgcgtgccaggccaacgccctccccgctgtgctatggctccagcccctctttcgagatttatttatgagtctctgaagccaGGCCCATAGCAGAGCTTACAGGGGGGGCCTCGTGGTTCCGATTTGCGATTCCCTAGTTATGTAAGTGCCGTGGACCCATGTCCCTTGCATGCTGACCTGGCTTCAGAGGAACGTGCGTTCGAGTCCTTTTTAGCCCATTGTTCGAAAGCACGTTTGTTCTTTTGTGTCCTGTGGCTGTGAGAGTTCTTGTCGCGTCCCACATCCTCGGGCCAGAGGGAGGGGCCGTGCGTTTTTCCCACTCTTGAGCGTCCTTGAAGGCACAAAAGAATCTTGTTTTTAAAACATGgatgacggggctggagtgatagcacagcggggagggcgtttgccttgcacgcggccgacccgggttcaaatcccagcatcccatatggtcccctgagcgccgccaggggtgattcctgagtacatgagccaggagtgacccctgtgcattgctgggtgtgacccaaaaagcaaaaaaaaataaataaataaaacatggatGAGCTTCTGCGGATCTGTTGTTTCTCCTCTTGAGTGTGACCCTGAGACCCGGCGAGAGTGTTTTTCCCCCGCAGAGAGATTTTAATTTCACTCCTGGCGTCTGCCGTGCGTGGAACCATCCAGATAACCTCCGTCTATTTAGAGAGTGAATTGCTCTAAAATTAGTTTTCAAATCTTTGATGTTGGAGCCGTTTAAGGCTTCCTTTATTCCTTGACATCAAACATGAGCTATTTATATTTCTCCTTTGCTGaaattctgttctctctccttgctGCCCGGAGAATCTTCCAGAAGCCTTGCTACACTGCCCCTACAGCTGTTGTCTTTGTTGGATGCTCTAGAGCAAAAGCAATGCCAAAAATGGCTTGGTTTGGTATTCTAAAAGTCTCTGACTTCCGTCCGTTTCTAATTTCTATTCTTTGGTACTTTAAACCTAAGTATTGGCAttagttaacttttttttctttttttttttttgctttttgggtcacacctggcaatgcacaggggttaatcctggctctgcactcaggaattacccctggcggtgctcaggggaccatgtgggatgcttgctccagtccctacttttttttttggaccacacccggtgatgctcagggctgactcctggctctgcactcagaaatcactcctggcggtgctcgggggaccctatgggatgctggggatcgaacccgggtcggccacgtgcaaggcaaacgccctccctgctgtgctatcgctccagcccctagtttacatttttggttttcatattctctctctctctctctctctctctctctctctctctctctctctctctctctctctctctctctctctctctctctccttctctctgtctggcACTGTCTCTCGGAATTATTTTGCCTTCATTCCTTACAGACTTACCGATGAGCTTGAAAGTGTGTTTTTccggggccaaagtgatagtacagccgagAAGGCATTTCACTTGTCTTGCGTATGACCAACCCacattcgatccccggcatcccatggggtcccccgagcactgccaggagtgatccccgagtgcagataAACCCTTTCCTTTGTGCGTTACATTTCATCGTCACAGTTCCCCCATCCAGGAGGAAGCCTtaagtatcaccgggtgtgacccaaaaaggatgggattgggggtgtggTCCAACAGGGCAGCGCCTCTGTTTGGGATTGACCCGGCCCCGTGGGGAGACGCTGGTCGTGGGACCCTCATGACCCACGGGCTTAAGAAGCAAGGCCTGGGTGACGTGTCTCCGAGGGAAGCCATGTCCTGGCTGCATCTCAGACAAAAGGAGCCTCAGTGAAGTGACGTGACAGCGGGAGGGCACTGCCCGTGCACACGGCACCCCTGTTAGACCCTCGCGCCCCAATGTGGGGTGTTAACCCTAAATGTATTAGGGTCCATCGTGCAttgcccctctgcctcccccagagaagcttacagtgctcctatGAGCACCCCTAATGCCCCGGGTTTATCTTTCACCTTTCCTTCGTGTGTTACTGCTccttgtcacagttccccaagccaTTCTTGGTTACTTCTACGccaaaacagggggctggagcgatagcacagtggggagggcgtttgccttgcacgcggtcgacctgggttcgattcccagcatcccatagggtcccctgagcaccgcgaggagtaattcctgagtgcatgagccagaagtcagccctgagcatcgccgggtgggacccaaaaagaaacaaaaaaagaagtccatggggctggagtgatagcacagcggggagagcgtttgccttgcacgcggccgacccgggttcaaatcccagcatcccatatggtcccctgaacatggccaggggtaattcctgagtgcagagccaggagtaacccctgtgcatcgcNNNNNNNNNNNNNNNNNNNNNNNNNNNNNNNNNNNNNNNNNNNNNNNNNNNNNNNNNNNNNNNNNNNNNNNNNNNNNNNNNNNNNNNNNNNNNNNNNNNNNNNNNNNNNNNNNNNNNNNNNNNNNNNNNNNNNNNNNNNNNNNNNNNNNNNNNNNNNNNNNNNNNNNNNNNNNNNNNNNNNNNNNNNNNNNNNNNNNNNNGCCCAgtacaaggccaacgccctccccgctgtgctatcgctcgggcctcCATGCCAGCGACCTTTGGCTTCCTGAACTTGCTTCCTCTTCCCTGCAGGGGGGGTCTGAGGCCCCCTGGGGGGGGCCCCCGTGAGGTCCCTCTGGCCCCGCCTCTCCCTCTCTGGGCTGGGCCCAAACCTCACTTCCTGCCCCGGCGGAGACCAGCGAGCCGCTCTGCAGACTCAGCCTCCCCGGACCCTGGCTGCAGACGCCCCACACTCGGACTTCGTCCCCGGGTTTCATCATTAATGAGCAGGCCCCGGGGACGGGAGGGTCTCTCGGTCCTTTCTGCGGCCTCCGAGTCACCGTCCACCGCTCCATGGCCTCCGCCCAGAAGCCGCTGCAAGGCCTGGTGGCCGCCACCCTCACGCCCATGACGGAGCTCGGGTAACTGTCCCGGAGACCCGCCGAGgtccggccccctcccccccccccgggggtcTGTCACTCCACCTTAGAGAGCAGGTCCGGAGCTGGGAAAACAGGGCTGGTGGGACTCAGGcctggagggtggggagcaggtgtGTCCTCTTGAAAGTCACCCCTGGCCTGAATTTAGTGACTCGGCTGACGGTGCTCCAGGGGccagatagcccagcggggagggcgttggcctggcacgcggccgacttgggttcgatcctcggtattccatagggtcccccgagcaccgccaggagtgattcctgagtgcagagccgggagtcagccctgagcattgttgggtgggACCccctaaaaataaagcaaaataataataataataaa contains these protein-coding regions:
- the RGSL1 gene encoding regulator of G-protein signaling protein-like; this encodes MGCRGSNPGRPCARKTPSLLCYRSGPSREYAFHARLTGDPSRTEVIGSTNLLTLLEDATFADFFNTFLSLPVFGQTPFYNVELSQWSLWPEIPPTLTTTYKGLFTWLEKYRLPFFCETDLCFQYILCQEFISFIKSPEGASMMKWKKADQWLIEKCIGSVRGLWRFFSYLKGSAGEELWDFWILAEKILSVDERDLGARDHHLSLLLVLKATHLQEGSRVATLCNMNIKSLLNLSIWHPSPSTTRREILSHMQKVALFKLQSYWLPSFYTHAKVMLARDGQCQGLMQEYDTRACSICCQHAGKAPQDASIEPSRYSQKQYSSQEMKRKMWQMIHRDSWSLEMISDAHRTSLSPWHLYPLKEEAGREEEKESLPAVPSARTAPGKRKSAGNQDHDPLLAGKAAGKQEREESKPPFRMEGLFEKNFHLRLRTLTPIINQTSHLTARRLGQCGFSLGCTHWALCADAYAGGPLRAYLKKRGLAAEIKLLDLWQDLRHFLSVLTQNRSTGKGVFPHLLGNQICELYLSPQTRPPLPLKARTVQGLREMLPSGDVSPWVPRAQEEICKMLSRWYAEFLKEEDFWFLHFTTQTGPEFPGPAQGEPLSRERNILLHKRFQEALELARGLADMEPMDAPQWGKVATESLAQSGSLQVELAAPVFLEDTEKMSFEELSSKYPKKAIEKISDDFKIYSEKVPAVGKR